The Drosophila gunungcola strain Sukarami chromosome 3L unlocalized genomic scaffold, Dgunungcola_SK_2 000003F, whole genome shotgun sequence genome contains a region encoding:
- the LOC128258137 gene encoding zinc carboxypeptidase has product MSMQILLFVGLIGLVFGVEQVRYDNYKVYNVRIDDLEQYKLLNAQENVLKLSSWREARHLGESSDLMLPPESQGIFESLLATHNFTYSLKIENVQAHIDAQRPRQRITSMEWTQFHTLEEIYSWLDVIEARYPDIVTPFTIGNSYEGRPIRGVKISHKEGNPAVFIESNIHAREWITSSTITYFIDELLVPRNPAVRDIAQNVDWYIIPVLNVDGFAYSHEHERLWRKSRLPSDPTGKCIGTDLNRNFDFLWMLTGAESNPCSEIYAGPSAESDPEISQLTAYINNSIPDGSIKIYISLHSYGQYVLSPWGHTAAEFPEHYPQMMHVAKGFSDALYRRYGTVFTYGSSATTLYEVSGSGKEWAYAVKNIKIPYTIELRDKGALGFLLPPEDIIPVAREVTEGFVGMIAAAREIDIL; this is encoded by the exons ATGTCGATGCAAATTCTTTTATTCGTAGGACTCATCGGTCTGGTTTTTGGCGTAGAGCAAGTCCGATATGATAATTATAAAGTCTACAATGTGAGGATTGATGACCTGGAGCAGTATAAGCTGCTCAATGCTCAGGAAAATGTCTTGAAG CTAAGCAGTTGGCGTGAAGCTCGTCACCTGGGTGAATCCTCGGACTTAATGCTGCCTCCTGAATCTCAGGGGATCTTTGAAAGCCTCTTGGCCACCCACAATTTTACATACAGCCTAAAGATCGAGAATGTCCAAGCCCACATCGATGCCCAAAGACCCAGACAGCGTATTACTTCCATGGAGTGGACTCAGTTTCACACTCTTGAAGAAATATACTCATGGCTGGATGTGATCGAGGCTCGTTATCCCGATATAGTCACACCCTTCACCATCGGAAACTCCTACGAGGGTAGACCCATTAGGGGTGTTAAAATTTCACACAAAGAGGGAAATCCAGCTGTTTTCATTGAGTCCAACATTCATGCCCGCGAATGGATTACCTCATCGACGATCACCTACTTCATCGATGAGTTACTGGTACCCCGGAATCCTGCGGTTAGGGACATAGCCCAGAATGTAGACTGGTACATCATCCCCGTCCTAAATGTGGATGGTTTTGCCTATTCCCATGAGCAT GAACGTCTTTGGCGAAAGTCCCGTCTGCCCTCGGATCCAACGGGAAAGTGCATCGGAACTGACCTCAATCGCAACTTCGACTTTCTTTGGATGC TGACTGGTGCCGAATCGAATCCTTGCTCAGAGATCTACGCTGGGCCTTCGGCAGAATCAGATCCCGAAATCAGCCAGCTAACTGCTTATATAAACAACTCCATACCTGATGGCAGCATTAAGATCTACATATCGCTTCACTCTTATGGGCAGTACGTGCTTTCACCTTGGGGACATACCGCTGCTGAGTTCCCCGAACACTATCCCCAAATGATGCACGTGGCCAAGGGCTTTTCGGATGCTCTTTACAGGAGATATGGCACCGTATTCACCTACGGATCCAGTGCTACAACTTTAT ATGAAGTCTCTGGTTCGGGCAAGGAATGGGCCTATGCGGTGAAGAACATCAAAATACCCTATACCATAGAACTGCGCGATAAGGGCGCTCTTGGCTTTCTCCTTCCACCCGAGGATATTATTCCAGTGGCACGCGAGGTGACCGAAGGATTTGTTGGCATGATTGCCGCAGCCCGAGAAATTGATATTTTgtaa
- the LOC128258134 gene encoding LOW QUALITY PROTEIN: mediator of RNA polymerase II transcription subunit 15 (The sequence of the model RefSeq protein was modified relative to this genomic sequence to represent the inferred CDS: inserted 1 base in 1 codon) produces MGCGQSKIHLYPRKSKSKANGKKGGHADSDAETDEDEGHIEDAEKAQQRDREKHDESEELSNKDIQDSDEDVAVSLLRAKNLSLLQSQEISSSQQNFFRMLDKKIDEGPDYDSASETEIALEEARLNALRQHWESASITASICSSASRSLQTTPIRQVQVPLKQPPRGAGLLLQPSSAAAVTASSSTIVTLPTTEYLPQHVLAGRQQQQAAVLYQQQQQQLILLPQLDPNVVNTSTAAAAAQLAQLQQQHQQQQQQQQQQQQLYQQQQQXLLSLPAGTKPQSVSPKRLIYGSTVAAGPPGSTACPPPAPPPSVQYIAAGSSGGFLNGAGAISGIAAGRGPLQLAYYGAAPPSTAPPTATAAPNAPETYEPPTAPHSQSQQQQPPPPPPGAYYGEMMHGVQPAPAAEYKFPPAISVQRLAPQVQRQLRETQELIKDSCPQLYAAGYGSPGPPIRNPSRNPTRTRPTLETQFSQELS; encoded by the exons ATGGGCTGTGGACAGAGCAAGATACACTTGTATCCCAGGAAATCGAAGAGTAAAGCGAACGGCAAGAAAGGGGGACATG CTGACTCAGATGCCGAAACGGACGAGGACGAAGGCCACATCGAAGATGCCGAGAAGGCACAACAACGCGACCGCGAGAAGCACGACGAGAGCGAGGAGCTAAGCAATAAGGACATCcaggacagcgacgaggacgTGGCCGTCTCCCTGCTGCGTGCCAAGAACCTGTCGCTGCTCCAAAGCCA GGAAATATCATCTAGCCAACAGAACTTCTTCCGCATGCTGGACAAGAAGATCGATGAG GGTCCCGACTACGACTCGGCCAGCGAGACGGAGATCGCTTTGGAAGAGGCCCGACTGAACGCCCTGCGCCAGCACTGGGAGTCCGCCAGCATCACGGCCTCCATCTGCTCCTCGGCCAGCCGCTCGCTGCAGACGACGCCCATCCGCCAGGTGCAGGTGCCGCTGAAGCAGCCACCCCGTGGCGCCGGCCTGCTGCTCCAGCCTTCCAGTGCGGCGGCGGTCACCGCCTCCTCCTCGACGATAGTCACGCTGCCCACGACGGAGTATCTACCTCAGCATGTTTTGGCggggcggcagcagcaacaggcagCGGTGCtctaccagcagcagcagcaacaattaaTCCTGCTGCCCCAGTTGGATCCCAATGTTGTCAACACGTCcacggcggcggcagcggcccAACTTGCccagttgcagcagcaacatcaacagcagcagcagcagcagcagcaacagcagcaactctaccagcagcaacagc tattGCTGTCCCTTCCCGCCGGAACCAAGCCGCAGAGCGTGAGTCCAAAACGCCTGATCTATGGCAGTACCGTTGCAGCTGGTCCGCCGGGCAGTACCGCCTGCCCACCGCCGGCCCCGCCTCCTTCCGTTCAGTATATTGCCGCCGGCTCGAGCGGCGGTTTCCTCAATGGCGCCGGCGCCATCTCCGGAATCGCAGCGGGACGAGGGCCCCTGCAGCTGGCCTACTACGGTGCCGCCCCCCCGAGCACTGCCCCCCCGACGGCGACGGCCGCTCCCAACGCCCCCGAAACGTACGAACCGCCAACCGCTCCACACAGCCAAagtcagcagcaacagccgccgccgcctccgccGGGCGCCTACTACGGCGAGATGATGCACGGCGTACAG cccGCTCCGGCGGCGGAGTACAAGTTCCCGCCGGCCATCAGCGTGCAGCGATTGGCGCCGCAGGTTCAGCGGCAGCTGCGCGAGACGCAGGAACTCATAAAAGACTCGTGCCCGCAGCTGTATGCGGCGGGCTATGGCAGCCCAGGACCACCGATACGCAATCCCAGCAGGAACCCCACTAGAACTAGACCCACCCTGGAGACGCAGTTCTCGCAGGAACTCTCGTGA